CTCTATGGTTGGgccgggggcggggccggggcgggggccggggccgggaggAGAGGCGGGGGGCGGGGCTGTGTCCCTGAGGCGGTGGAGCGGGAGGTCCATTTGAATGTTAGAAACATGGGGAAGGCCGAGCTGCGAAGAGCCTCTGCGGAATAAAGACAAAGTGCTGAGGGAGCAGTTCCTCATATCTCAGATGTTGTGTGCGTTTCTTGTTGGGTTTGGCCTGAAGGCAGCGCTGCTGCATCCTTCTGTTGGGCTTATGTGCCGGCGGCTGTTTCAAGGGACTGCTGGAGCAAAGTGCCTGGGTGACGGTCATCGGGTTGTACAGGGAACAGGAGAGGTCGTCTGGTCCCAGCAGGGACCACAGAAGCTACTCTGTTAATTgtcttttcctgcagcattcCCTGTGGTAAACTGATGGTCAGTTTACGCTGGTGAACACTAAGAGCTGTTCTGCCTTGTTGCCCTAAGTGCCTCTCCTAGCAAAAATCCCCAGGATGAAGAACCAGGATAAAGATACATGATCTCTTCGGGTACCAGTTTACACCACTGTGAATAAGGAGGGGGCAAGCAAATAAAGCATGGGTGCAGGTTTAAAGAATTAACATGCTGAGAGGAGGTGTAGGAAGGGCATTTTTCTCCGCACAGATGCGCCTGGTTGCAGACGCGGTCTGATCTCTGAGCAGGATTTGTAGCCCCCCTGTAGACCCTCTGGTGAACATGCCATGCAACACAATGTTGCTGAACTCTGTCAAATAATGGAGACTCAGCTGGCAAACTTGGAACTTTATGAAGGATCATTGCAGGGTGGGTAAAAGCAAGATTATAAGCTATGTCTGGCATTAACACCAACATTACTCACAAACTGCACAGAGTCCAAGTTAGAAGGTGGCCGGCCCAGAAGCATCCAAAGAGCCAGGGCTCCAGGAGCTCCCAGCGCCTGAGGAGTCTTGCTAGCCATGTACACAGCAGAGTCATTCCCTCCTTGTGCTTCTTTGGCCTGTTCTTTTGTACTGTTCTTGTTGCTAGAAAGACTTCACTGCAGTGCAGAGTTTGGTTGCAACCGCCCAGTGTTTCTACACAGGTTTGAAAGCATCTTAGACTGGTTTTGGCtcatttacagtttcttttcttctttaaggCTGTTCTTATTTGGAACACACACATTATACAGTTTTAATTCTTAATCTTTTGTCCAGAAGAATAGACTATGCAGAAGGAGAATGCCTGAGGGTGTGTAATGGGAATGCTGTGGCCACATACATCCCTGTCATGTACGATATCACTGGAGGGGGAGACAGCTGAGGCTTTGAAGATTGCCCGCTCTTCACAAAGCTTGGGGTCTTCTGTTAGGACAATACTGGGGTCAGTGGTACTGCATCAACTCTAACTGCTTTCTCCCAGCAGTGTCTGCTGACTTGGAGGACAACAGTCCTCTCACATTTTTTACTTGACACTTTCATCACACCAAGAGGCAGCTCTGGGAAGCCTCAAGAACAGCTCCAGAAGTTTAGGAGAAGCATCAGCAAACTGGTTATGACATCTTTGGAGGACAAATGTAAGACTGGCCAGAGGGCTAGAGAGAGGAGGAACTACCTCTTATTTTGCAGGACAGAGTTTCAGTTACCAAGCAGAAATGGAGCTAAGctgttcctgctcctgctccactgaGTGCTTTCCCTTGCCTCTAGCCAGTTAAATGCATGCTGCACTCAGTTCAAGTACGTAACAGTTGGTAATGCAAGTAAATCCCATTGATTTTCTTATTGCTAGAGTTGGAAGAAGGCGTTTTGGAAAGTCCTAATCTTATTGGCAGGTTTTTTGCCTCAAAATCATCTTGTTGCAGCTGGATGTTGCCATACCCCTCTATGAAGTCATGGGTGGCTCTCCTAGGAGACGGGGGATGCTGGCCCAGCCAACAGAGGGACAGGCTGCTGCCCACCAGCTGCTAACATCTTAAACATCTTCAACATCTTCCAACATCCCATAGGCATGAGGACATCTGCCACACCTGTTGTGGGCAAGCCAGATTTCCTTTAAGTCCACCAGGAACAAGACGTAAGTAGATAGTGTATATCTTTATGTTCCTCATTATGTGTTCTGCTTCCTTACACCACTTAGAATTTGCTTTCAAGAAAATGTCAGCAAACTGCCTGAAAAGTACAACAGATTTGTTCTATTTGACTCTGCTATTTTCATTCAGCAGTGATTGTCAATCTCATAAAGATATGTAacgtggtggtggtgggtttttttctaaattagaATGTATATTTGCACACAGGAAGTCATTAGAAGCCAGGAGCTCCTGCCTCTCCACACCCAGACATCGCTGATCTGCTGATTGGCAGTCTCTTGCTGCTAAACAAGTACCTCTAAACTGAGTGCCACTTGTGTCAGGAGATGGGAGATGTCACATTTTGGAGAAATGACACATCAGGTCATCACGTCATCCACCATGATGCCTTATGCAAGGCAAGGCAGTGGTTTCTGCCTCCTCTGAATTGCATCTCTTGGCCCACATTGCTCAATTCATGGCTTGTGCTGGTCCCAGTTTGTCAGTCTCTGCCATCCACCCATACTCCTGAATGCTGGTTTTATTCCCTGAGAGCTGACAGAGCTGCTTAACAGCCAGAATCTGCATTATCATCTGGTGGCTTTTgaacacaaaagcaaagaggagtCAGAAGAGATGATCAAAGTGGGAACagtggggggaaagggaggggagctgtcgtggtttgagcccagccggtaactcggaaccacgcagctgctcactcactccccccccttcttcctctccctgctcccggagggatggggaggagaatcggaagaatgtaactcccacgggttgagataagagcagtccagtaactaaagtataatacaaaactactgctgctaccaccaataataataatgataaggaaaataacaaggggagagggtacaattgctcaccacccaccgaccgatacccagcctgacccaagcagtggtctgggccttccgagtaactccccccggtttatattctgggcatgatgtgctgtggtatggaatactcctttggctagtttgggtcaggtgtcctgtctctgcttcctcccggtttcccgtgcccctcctcactggcagagcatgagagattGAAAAGTCGTTGAttagagtaaacattacttagcaacaactaaaaacatcagtgttatcagcattgttcccaggctgaaagttgaaaacagcactgcaccagctactaagaaggagaaaaatggctgctatagctgaactcaggacagaaacacaacaaaaaagtGAAACCCAGAATGGAAGGGTTATGAAGCCAATGTAGAGCTTCCTTGTTGTAATCTCACCCATCTCTCTACTTTCACAGGCACAATCTAGTTATTAATATAATGTATAATATTGGTAATATTGAATATTAACAAACATGTATGAATTTGGATATGCTTTTAGTATGGGGGAAGCTGATACCAAAAAAGGAACCTATACACAATCCTACTAGATTAGTCTATCATGGCTATAAAAAAAACTTATAAATTGGATCtataatgaagattttaatcttttttcattatctgGTTTAAAAGTGGTTTTTCAGacagaacataaaaaaatccccaaataaaCCAAGTACAGGAAAGACAGGTTTTACAATACTCAcgtacatttttattaattcttttattactttttttttccaaagatcaaagcaaaaaaaagcaaaccacagcaAATCAGAGCAAGAGACTGCAAATAATCTTCCTGCttccagctttgtttttaaaatctgaaaaataaggACATTTGGTAGCATATTGTGAAACGCAGAATCTGAGCACACCGTTGGCGGTCCCACACTGGTGAGGcttgaaaataaagcacttgGTGCATTAATTGGGCTGTAATCCTACAGACATTTGTACGTGTTTAACAACCCATTTCAATCAACAAAGCAGCAACGGTGCACTGAAATAGTTACCTGTGGgttggcaggagcagggcagtgctgaGAATAAGAGGTCATTCACAGCCTGGAACACTACAGCTGGTTTCTTTCAGTTGTGTGGCAAagttgtgtgtgtttgcttgtaGGCCCATGCTTCTCTTACCTGCTATCTACTGGAATTAGAGTTTATTTAAAGAAGATCTCTGTCTAGCTTCTTAGACAGGGATGGGACAGGAAACAGCAGTTAAATATGCTTCAGCTAGTCCCTGTAAGCAGTTCAACAAACATGGAATTGAGCCTACCAGATTTAGCACTAATCCACACTAAGACTTTAGCAGAGACAGCCATCCTGTTGGTGATGTGGACTGGCTTGTTGAAATTGTTTTCTCCCACCATGTTGTCATCTCTGATATAGAAACacaatagaagaaaaatcacacattCTCACTACTACTACTCCAGCAGTAAGGAGTATTGTCACAAGTACAAGTTACAGTTCAAGGTTATCTACAATGCACTCCAGaaaatagctgaagaaaatgtgCGACGTATTTGAAGTGTTACCTCCCAGAAGCACCTATCAGCCAGTTCCCTACTAATATATTTTAGTGCCAATTCCCCAATCTGTTACATCTCTTGCTCTGTTGCCACTAATACGAAAAAAAGCCATCAGTAGTTCATTTACCATAATGAATCAAAAAGGTTTCTGCAGGCACAGTTGCTGCAGCCATTCtcacagcaggagagagaaCTCTCACTTCATTCACTGAACCTGCTGTCTCACCAAAGAAGTCACTTCATGTATGGCACGCTGGTACTTTTCTGAGGCTGCTTTAAACTCAGCCAGGTGCTTCTCATAGCTTCTCACAGCTCCCAGAAGCTGATTCCTTTCCACAGCTCCCAGGATGGCATGGAGGATCATTTCAATGCCAAGCCCAAGAATGGTGATGCTGATTCCCCCAAGAACAGATGCCCCAATCTGTGCAAGGAGACTGACGAGCTTGCTCACAGTGAGAGTTAAAAAATTGGAGCTGAGAAGTTTGATAGCTACCATCCCAGCTGTTGAAGTCGCTTCTCCAAGAACAATGGAAAAAACTTTATGGGCTATTGCTATTTTCTCCAACTCGGGCTCTTTGATGTCATACAGCTTCTGGTACAGCACAGGCTCTAGCTTTTCCTTCATGTCACTATCAATCTTCTGTACTTGATGCTGAATCTCATTCATTGCTTGGATGATAATGTCACAGTTTTCCTTCACTGTGCTGCTCTCTCTCATCCGAATGTGGGTAATGGTACAGCCCAGGTGTTCATTCAGCACTCTAGCTAGCTCATTTGTTGCATTGAAATTTGTGGACATGCAGTCAAGCAATTCCTGGTGCAGGTGGATCAATTCTTGCCTTCTCTTGGGGTTATCTGGGTAAAGGAGGTCACTCAGCGCCATTCTTCAGAAATAGGCTActtcaagagagaaaagaaatatattactCTCTTCAGCACCCATAACCCTAGCCCTTACAGAGCAGTGAAATGTCCTTCGTCTCTGCCTCACTGGTTCTTTTTATACTCAGCAAATCAAATGCCCAGGCATAGCTCGTAAATGTAAAAATCTTAATTCTTGTTTTGGATCTTTAGCCAAATGATTGGAAAAGGACCTTATGAGACATTGAATATACCTGGAGCAATAAAAATAGCTAACAAATAAGCAATTAGCTGACTGGTAAACAAATGTGGGTCATTCTTCCCCTTGGAAACTGAAGATGGTAGAAGCTGAACTAGTTCACTAAAAAACAGAACAATCTTATTAATCAACAGAATCTAAAATAAGCTGTGCAAAGGAAAGGCCTGTTCTAGACACACCTCTGtatcaaccttttttttttttccctgttagtaccaaatgatttttaaacaaCTATGATGACTGATGGAGTGGGCACAATCTGTATCACCATAAGGGTGTTTTATGCCAGTGTAGCTCATTTCTCCTCACATTCAAGAGAAAATGTTAGTATATGAGCCCTCTGTTCTTACAAATTCACACTTGGGAATTatagaaaatagtaaaaatatcTATGATAAAGCCATCCTAACCTATATCACCTTATACACATCTCCCACTGCGTTTTCTTCCCTGGTATTTATCCCCTGTTCCCTCACTGTTTATTCACCTCCCTAATGCTGGAGGTAATTGATTCACCATTGTTTTGTCACTCGTGAACATTGAACACTGAAGACAGCACCTGATGTTCAGCATGCCATGGAAGCATCTACTGCAGCAGGATGTCTGTGCTGGCAGACGGCCTTAGAGCAGCATCCACTGACTTGCAGGGAGAGCTCCGCTTGCACAGCCACACTCCCTCCATACCCAACGTGTCCTGGATGAAGTCAGTATCAGAAGATGCTCACCAAGCTCTTAGGACATGACTGAGCAGAATCTGGTCCTCCCTTATCACTGTACAGACCAGAGCACTAAATATAACTAATTTGAGTCCTCCACCTATAAACACTTATGTCTAGCCCTTATGGTCATCGTTCTCTGAGCTGTCGCTGGTTTGCCAGCAAAAGGGcatatttaatacatttcattaCCTTCATGTCAATATATAGAGTCCAAAGCGACTGAATTACCCATGATCATGGAGTCATTCCTCATGCCATTTCCATTTAATCCATCACCAGCTGCAAAGTAAGAATTCTTTAGCATGATTTTGACTTAAATGCATATGTCTTACTTTGCAACAGGgacaaaataaataagcaggATGACTCGTTTCTTTGTTGGCACTTCTCTGTTCTCAGACCTCTTATTACAAATCTGGCATACTTTTATGCAGTGCTTCACAGATTTCCAAGATAAACTACTTCTCGCTGTTGGTGCCTACATATCACAGTTATAACTTCAAATAGGTATGTGTAGGGGACTAGctagatttttcttcttaaaataatatttttatgtcattttgGTCCTTTGCAGTTCTTGCTTTATCTGCTAACTGTAAACCATCTGACAGTGACTTAGCTGTATTTTACTAAACACACCCTCCCCCACAAGATCcatgcagaaaaccagaaagatttcAACAGTTTCCTATCCAGCTTTTAGTCACTGTTGAAATACAAGCCAGTCTGAAGAGAATTTCTTCCACAATATTTTACACAGTGCTGTGCATTTCTTTCAGCCACTTACCTTGTAGCTCTGTCAAGAGAATAAACtctttaacacatttttctttttcttcaagctAGAGGGAGCAAAGCACACATACAGCAAAGGTTTGTGATTTTTAGGAAACATAAAGCCATGCCAGTGCAAGGTATGATTTCATACCAGTCCTGCCTCAAGGATATTGCTGACTTGCTCTCTGACTCAGTGCAGTATTAGATCCTTTCTACTCGATTGAGACTTTGTTGAAAGGTCATTTGTTTTACCTTATTTGTAGAAACTGAgaagataaaatgttttaagaggAATAGGACTTCAACAAATACTTAATGTGCTTGACAGGTATGGAGACTTTTAGCACCTATTCtttatgcatatttatttcagcttcctaTAAATACTCTAGATTCTATGTCTCTTAATACTAAAACCACCTTTTACTCTTCACATTAACACACaataatttttacatttgctttccagagtTAGGGAGACCacatatatttctgtatttctatttctccAGCTCCAGGGAGATTATCTCCTGAAGCTTTTCTAATTAAACATTTAGACTTCCTACCTGATTTTGTCTGAGTGCTCCTGCAATCAGCTGAAATGTGTATGGGTGACTTCATTCTCTTTCCCGTGTGTTCCTCTGGTGGTTTCCAGCAGCATGTGATGAGTTAGGGATCCAAAGGCTGGGCTTCACCTGGGTCCTGTTGCCTGCCTGCTCATCATTAATTCTATTGTGTGATGTTTACCCAGATTCATCTCATTTTCTTACTCCTGCCCCCTTCCAATTTtaacagatttcattttatttaatttcagttcCCAATTGTTAGATCCTCCAAAGGCCTTCTGTTCCTGGAGATAATAGGTACAGTATGAATCCCCTTGCTTATAACAAAGGTACCAGCACAGGTACCTACAGCCATGGCTAAAAGGGAATGGTATTACccttctttgctgcagtttGCCAGGTCCTCTTCTCTGATGCCATGAGAATGGAAGAAGTTGTGTGGAGCCCTAGAGCCAGCTCTGGCTGAACAGCAGTGGAGGCTAAAATCAATTTTGTCATTTCACACAATTTCAGACCACTTTTGccatggaaagggaaagaaggaagagaaagagggcTGAACTGAGCACTGAGAGAAAAGTCTTAAAAAGTATGAAGTGAGATGGGAAATTTCAACTGCTTGGACACATCTAACCACAGCAATAGCTGATGAAACACGTCTGCTGGAACCAGCCTGGCTTTCCAGGGCTCTGGCACAAGCAAAGGCAACATCAGGAGCAGTCCCTCAGCCACGTGATGTCTCAGGACTATACCTGCAGTTGGCCTTGGGAGCACTCTTAGGTGCAAGCAGGAGGACAGAACTTCCCTAGCAGTCAAAATAGTAGCAAGGTGGGAGCCCAAGCAAGGGAAAAGTTTTGTGCTTCCACCTGTCAAGGGATGCTTGCAACATCTAGCTGCTGTATGAACTGACAGATATGGGTCACTTCACAGGGAACTGTAGCCTGACAAAACATTGTATTACTCAATCTTCAGCCTCTTGTTCCTTGAATGTAGATGTCTGATGcatttgattttgctttgtctcttcccccctcccGACAATATGAATTGAATTCTGCATATAACCACCAGTATACACAAACTGAAGGATTATGATTCTAAGAATGATGTAGATTGTTTGTTAGGACTCCCATAAATTTAccaataaacactaaaagaaaagaataattgaCTTACATCACTTCCATTCCTTTTCAGATTACATGCTGAAGGTCAGAGACATAAATTCCTGCAGCCATAAGAGTAACAATACTTGCTGCTGTTTACACCATATTTTGCTGGCCTACTTGGTAAGATCCTACGAAGGCTGACAAAGAcctgtttctgtgttttcttctaacATCTTGGGAGAGGGAGGGTCAGGTAGATTGATAATTTGTAATACTGGTTTCAGAAATGTGACATTCTAGCTGAAAatattgttaaagaaaattctcCGCTCTAGGTTTCCCAAAGCAGAGTCTCAGACTTCTGATTCTTACATAAATAATTTACTAATGGAATGTTACAGGAATAGGAGCAGCTCAAGACTGGGTGCCTCTACGGAGGGACCCAGAACAAAGAAATTCCTGGGGTTTTCTACCATTACAGTCTATGCACCTTGCATGCGCTTCTTGGCCCAGTACTGAATTTTGGTCTGGGGTCCCCTTGTCCATCATTGTGCTCTTTCGTTACCTCCAGGCGGTCCATAAATTTTTTATCTCTCTGTTGCTTCTTGCTAATGAATGCAACTTTTTTATCTTCCAATTTGCAATGGTCTCATGGTCTTCATTTACATAACTAAGCACAGGTTGTAAACTAACCTCAGCTTTATCTAGGCGGGAGTTAGCTGCTTTTGGCCTAAGGCTCCAGCAACCTTTAGCTTCCCATGCTAAGCAATTACTCATATAGCTAAAGAGTATAGTATATATATAGTTACATACTTATagtatgtatatatgcatacatagTATACATATACTACGGTGTATAGTACATATAATTACATACTTATATAACTATATAGTATAGCTAAGCAAAACCACCAGTCAAAAGAACACAGTTAAAGGAATTCAGCTAACTAAACTTAACTCACAACAATATATctaattttatttccctgtgcCTTCTGgatttcctctgtttttcagagTCAGATCCCACTCTGGAAATGTTAGCCCGCCTTGGTTTTACGAGTGATAAAGAAAGGCTGGTCAAGGCCTGCCAGAATCTGCATGACTTAGTGTACATCTATGCCTCTTCCATCAACACAATATTCCGACTCCTCAATAGAAATTTTGGCACCAACTTCCCTATCATgtcagtaaaagaaaacttcagcatTAAAGATAATCTGCAGTTCCTGGTCAGTGCTTTGAAAGAGATGCAAGACAA
The window above is part of the Strigops habroptila isolate Jane chromosome 3, bStrHab1.2.pri, whole genome shotgun sequence genome. Proteins encoded here:
- the SMCO3 gene encoding single-pass membrane and coiled-coil domain-containing protein 3 — protein: MALSDLLYPDNPKRRQELIHLHQELLDCMSTNFNATNELARVLNEHLGCTITHIRMRESSTVKENCDIIIQAMNEIQHQVQKIDSDMKEKLEPVLYQKLYDIKEPELEKIAIAHKVFSIVLGEATSTAGMVAIKLLSSNFLTLTVSKLVSLLAQIGASVLGGISITILGLGIEMILHAILGAVERNQLLGAVRSYEKHLAEFKAASEKYQRAIHEVTSLVRQQVQ